In Brienomyrus brachyistius isolate T26 chromosome 19, BBRACH_0.4, whole genome shotgun sequence, one DNA window encodes the following:
- the tdrd15 gene encoding tudor domain-containing protein 15 translates to MLSNIDPGAQRPQGDSNPPTFHSLATVDLLLTHVDCSPVETLVQFQGQYLTICELDYDILQKDIQSTEKTKAWLDIGELCLVKDVASSHWYRGQVRCKRNDLFEVFLLDYGSVLAVSSECLVSASEELFALPPKIVCGFFANILPLGEHWNVLASKYFCSLIGTEIKGHIQALLSHKVVILEVVDVNMDLFRLNLGRHVDVETFFFLVGMLTEVPVRQRCGCAEILLTEKPNSQKFLRTSSGVQEIENLMLFFGPQLTVGKKEKIRITAAVNSKTFYCQLESMVNDLKEMSEKLSSFCDSKSKGLCDKGLGNLGLLCAVKGKDDKWHRGIVQFLPVNSQVRVLFVDYGFCESVRVEHICQLPPSFLSIPIMAFHCTLSCLSETDENVLKEQLEHIKMGLLGGILDIQVDSFDTDENLYSVTLNSVKADAENGELQENGSHPSRLVRDSDFCKMGKISSVVKHTNEKVMEYSEDVDWLKDIKDNSIFRGFVEYVLNPSDFWLRTEERNCRFEAMLHNMAEYFNDLKLHEGILENPLPGTLCCAMYEKDMQYYRAVVREIIENGAEVFFIDFGNTERVPYMFIKKLPPEFAGEPKFAINCSLAHVVSVEDVWTTQATNYFKQAVCNRALLVHVVQKKNDRLDVELYEKEASESINMLIARAKMAVFWKSKAKKLQSGKFAKCQGPNKTSPAKEIGNKDRNSSSKSLDLRYQNKETRVEKNTLATKELMQNIMVRQIPKQDTSVKKISFKEQILKVGTELSVRCCHFNSSSDFWCQPQSKLKNLDRLMAKIQSYYQENADAFQLNEECCVAKHQEDGKWYRGLILRTQYNEFDVLLVDFGMTIRQKTHNLRAIKQEFLELEMQAFRCSVYPLLEPAGEHDVWSTDADKELKTFVQSTSLNLKCTVHSTMVVNGLLFSVVDIHTPLQSATKLLMEKGLAKPVHHPKLFPSVDLSSYMFSMFDMKIGDSETVYVTHVCSPWQLYFQLDRNGKMLEDLMEVVTKQSNEIPSETSGLDLAKLCLAKYIMDDKWYRGLAFPVQSNQHLNVLFVDYGNMHIVEKKNVRPIPRHATDLVFIPMQAMRCSLAHVPKGEALAKVNTWLENAALNKLLKATFVEREDDGTLICELFDGNLHLNEKVRELMVTDKQKEETLIKKDIIHSEKPSVGIEQPKARSNIKKSLKVNLDKTAARCNSKHLLHRVKSQQNPPITKASTWHMSNHKVKRDSSAPLNKTDSSAIETRQYKAVSRPLRQKSCTFKLPKLAQLPETKIKPGFREVGYISHVSTVTDFHIQMENEERTILRLAEDLNSSLFRDQTERITGNVNIGDLIAAEYKKDGALYRAVVKDVTENQMKVEFIDYGNTAVVQNNNVFRLSNTFLLHPRLSIPCSTKEPLSFGKEILTVSGKPFMVEFVKQCELWWMVNLESAKEGILPAQKLSLQKCKDEEEVFCDLSAEDKQPVGECAAAEDKQIWYPSRDGQGVKIPTVMCDNVIRKNPTLTESKKNTIVNCAVVWSKRRQLLMSSKHGAPIERQVKKCCKKKQSAKCISQGVSKTSDIKKATIPPDPKIIPGQVEDGTLLSVLENGDFYIRLHQNSRDFTLLCHLLQKEAFKCDLVPAIETREGLECLAKLTKTNQWYRAVVQNTYQGKCSVFLLDHGISEVVSVQEIRELCEGLRQIPVQAILCRWNVPAKATAEADEDVKHQLKDMIERDIKIKLVSYSAVSKLWTVEVMINEMYLRKQHSKVKESLEILPKELSMKEENTKERHQAPRLSLAPVKTDVGYLGLAVAVATPCGFYIILNDLLLAMSMVSAAVDDLPDDLVSLPESFLIPGACCLVRSETQKKWCRSEIVHMDSKSVVVNLVDYGHCAVVPYVHRHDIKWLPEKLTAIPKVTHPCVLRAVRPSGEDHWSDEAVVCFQELMSKGSLMIYFRQLVSEMQWEVDILSQGVNVAKALVNAGYATYIDGLLSLRVLEEPVATRASLEKCTTMGVDKTPELNPEDTFFHNTLDSHQQLQDLGTVSQHVDLTAETENQKFVEEWQDQVGTDEDCSHQRTEAFASIGASQEVRKCVQM, encoded by the exons ATGCTTTCAAACATTGATCCAGGAGCCCAAAG GCCTCAGGGGGACTCAAATCCCCCTACATTTCATTCCCTTGCCACAGTGGACTTACTGCTGACACATGTGGATTGCAGTCCTGTGGAGACATTGGTGCAATTCCAGGGTCAATATCTGACCATATGTGAACTGGACTATGACATACTGCAGAAAGACATACAAAGTACAGAGAAAACAAAAGCCTGGTTGGATATTGGGGAGTTATGTTTGGTGAAAGATGTCGCCTCATCCCATTGGTACAGAGGCCAAGTTCGGTGCAAACGAAATGACCTGTTTGAAGTGTTTCTCTTAGACTATGGCAGTGTTCTGGCTGTCAGTTCTGAGTGTCTGGTTTCTGCTTCTGAAGAATTGTTTGCGCTTCCGCCTAAGATTGTTTGTGGATTTTTTGCCAATATACTGCCACTTGGCGAACACTGGAATGTTCTTGCATCTAAATATTTCTGCTCTCTGATAGGAACTGAAATCAAGGGACACATCCAGGCTCTTCTCTCACACAAAGTGGTGATTTTGGAAGTGGTTGACGTCAACATGGACCTCTTTAGACTAAACTTGGGAAGGCACGTGGATGTTGAAACGTTCTTTTTCCTTGTAGGGATGTTAACAGAAGTGCCAGTTCGTCAAAGATGTGGATGTGCTGAAATCCTCTTGACTGAGAAGCCAAATAGTCAGAAGTTCTTGCGCACGTCTTCAGGCGTACAAGAGATTGAGAATCTAATGTTGTTTTTTGGGCCACAGCTGACTGTGGGTAAAAAAGAAAAGATCAGAATAACTGCGGCAGTAAATTCGAAAACGTTTTATTGCCAGTTGGAAAGCATGGTAAATGACCTGAAGGAGATGTCAGAAAAGTTGTCCTCCTTCTGTGACTCCAAGAGCAAAGGTCTTTGTGATAAAGGACTTGGAAATCTGGGGTTACTTTGCGCAGTCAAGGGGAAAGATGATAAATGGCACAGGGGGATTGTGCAGTTTCTCCCTGTAAATTCTCAAGTACGAGTCTTGTTTGTTGACTATGGATTCTGTGAGTCTGTAAGAGTTGAACATATCTGTCAGCTTCCCCCCAGTTTCCTTTCGATACCAATCATGGCTTTCCATTGTACTTTATCTTGTTTAAGTGAAACAGATGAGAATGTTCTGAAGGAGCAACTGGAACATATAAAAATGGGGCTTCTTGGTGGAATTCTTGATATTCAAGTTGACAGTTTTGATACTGATGAAAATTTGTATTCTGTTACACTCAACAGTGTTAAAGCTGATGCTGAAAATGGGGAATTGCAGGAAAATGGCAGCCATCCGTCTAGACTAGTGAGAGATTCGGATTTCTGTAAAATGGGAAAAATATCCTCTGTTGTGAAGCACACAAATGAAAAAGTGATGGAATACTCGGAGGACGTAGACTGGTTGAAGGACATAAAGGATAACTCCATCTTCAGAGGTTTTGTGGAATATGTACTAAATCCATCTGATTTTTGGTTGAGGACAGAAGAACGGAATTGCAGGTTTGAAGCTATGTTGCACAACATGGCAGAATATTTCAATGACTTAAAGTTACATGAAGGAATTCTTGAGAATCCACTTCCTGGTACACTTTGTTGTGCAATGTATGAGAAGGATATGCAGTACTACAGGGCTGTAGTCAGAGAGATTATTGAAAACGGAGCTGAAGTGTTTTTCATAGACTTTGGAAACACGGAGAGAGTGCCATATATGTTTATTAAAAAGCTTCCTCCTGAATTTGCTGGTGAGCCTAAGTTTGCCATAAATTGTTCACTCGCTCATGTAGTGTCAGTGGAAGATGTGTGGACAACCCAGGCAACGAACTACTTCAAGCAAGCTGTATGCAACAGAGCACTCCTTGTGCATGTAGtacaaaagaaaaatgacaGGTTAGATGTTGAGTTGTATGAAAAGGAAGCTAGTGAAAGtattaacatgctaatagcacgAGCAAAAATGGCAGTATTCTGGAAATCCAAGGCTAAAAAGCTGCAGAGTGGAAAATTTGCCAAGTGCCAAGGACCAAACAAAACCAGTCCTGCTAAAGAAATAGGCAATAAAGACCGAAATAGCTCAAGCAAAAGTTTAGATCTAAGATATCAAAATAAAGAGACAAGagtagaaaaaaatacattagcTACAAAGGAGTTGATGCAAAATATAATGGTAAGACAAATACCAAAACAAGACACCTCTGTCAAGAAGATTTCTTTCAAAGAACAAATATTGAAGGTTGGAACTGAACTGTCTGTCCGGTGCTGCCACTTTAATTCCTCTTCAGATTTTTGGTGTCAGCCCCAGAGCAAGCTGAAGAACTTGGACAGACTAATGGCGAAAATCCAAAGTTATTACCAAGAAAATGCTGATGCCTTTCAGCTTAATGAAGAATGTTGTGTTGCAAAGCATCAAGAAGATGGAAAATGGTACCGTGGCCTTATCCTCAGAACTCAGTACAATGAATTTGATGTCCTGCTTGTAGATTTTGGCATGACCATAAGACAGAAAACACACAACCTACGGGCAATAAAGCAGGAATTCCTGGAACTCGAAATGCAAGCATTCAGGTGCAGTGTTTATCCTTTACTTGAACCTGCAGGTGAACATGATGTTTGGAGCACAGACGCAGACAAGGAACTGAAGACCTTCGTTCAGTCAACTTCATTAAATTTAAAGTGTACTGTACATTCAACGATGGTTGTAAATGGTCTTTTGTTCAGTGTTGTGGACATCCACACACCTCTGCAAAGTGCAACAAAATTGCTCATGGAGAAAGGGTTAGCAAAGCCGGTGCATCATCCAAAACTCTTTCCGTCAGTTGATCTCTCTTCATATATGTTTTCTATGTTCGACATGAAAATTGGTGACAGTGAGACTGTGTATGTCACTCATGTTTGCAGTCCATGGCAGTTATATTTCCAGCTGGATAGAAATGGAAAGATGCTTGAAGATCTGATGGAAGTAGTCACGAAACAAAGCAATGAAATCCCAAGTGAGACTTCTGGTTTAGACCTAGCAAAACTTTGTTTGGCAAAGTACATCATGGATGACAAGTGGTACAGGGGTCTGGCCTTCCCTGTCCAGTCAAACCAGCACTTAAATGTGTTGTTTGTTGACTATGGGAACATGCATATagttgagaaaaaaaatgtccgGCCCATTCCCAGACATGCTACAGACTTGGTCTTTATACCCATGCAGGCTATGAGGTGCAGCCTCGCACATGTTCCCAAGGGGGAAGCCCTTGCAAAGGTAAATACCTGGCTTGAAAACGCTGCCTTAAATAAATTACTTAAGGCCACATTTGTTGAAAGAGAAGATGATGGCACTCTCATCTGTGAATTGTTTGACGGGAATCTGCACCTTAATGAAAAAGTCAGAGAACTCATGGTAACGGATAAGCAAAAAGAAGAGACTCTGATTAAGAAGGATATTATCCATTCTGAGAAACCAAGTGTTGGTATTGAGCAGCCTAAAGCTAGAAGTAACATCAAAAAGAGTTTAAAAGTCAATTTGGATAAAACTGCAGCCCGTTGTAATTCCAAGCATTTGTTACATAGAGTGAAATCTCAGCAGAATCCACCAATAACTAAAGCCTCAACATGGCACATGTCTAACCACAAGGTAAAGAGAGATTCAAGTGCACCACTGAATAAAACAGACAGTTCAGCAATTGAAACTCGCCAGTATAAAGCAGTAAGTAGACCTTTGAGGCAGAAAAGCTGCACTTTTAAATTGCCAAAACTCGCACAGCTCCCAGAGACTAAAATAAAGCCAGGCTTCAGAGAAGTAGGGTATATTTCCCATGTGAGCACGGTCACAGACTTCCAtattcaaatggaaaatgaAGAGAGGACGATTTTAAGATTGGCCGAGGACCTTAACAGTTCACTGTTCAGAGATCAAACAGAGCGTATAACTGGAAACGTGAATATTGGTGATCTTATTGCCGCGGAATACAAAAAGGATGGCGCTCTCTACAGGGCTGTTGTAAAAGATGTCACTGAAAATCAAATGAAGGTGGAGTTTATTGATTACGGAAACACAGCTGTGGTTCAAAACAATAATGTGTTCAGACTGTCAAACACTTTCCTACTACACCCCCGACTAAGCATACCTTGCTCCACTAAAGAGCCTCTTTCTTTTGGGAAAGAAATCTTAACTGTAAGTGGAAAACCATTCATGGTTGAATTTGTGAAGCAATGTGAACTATGGTGGATGGTGAACTTGGAGAGTGCCAAAGAGGGTATTTTACCAGCTCAAAAGTTGTCACTGCAGAAATGTAAGGATGAGGAGGAAGTTTTTTGTGATTTATCTGCAGAAGACAAACAACCTGTAGGTGAATGTGCAGCTGCAGAGGACAAGCAAATATGGTATCCAAGCAGAGATGGACAAGGAGTTAAGATCCCAACAGTGATGTGTGATAATGTTATAAGAAAAAATCCAACTCTGACTGAATCAAAGAAGAACACAATTGTAAACTGTGCAGTAGTGTGGTCAAAAAGAAGACAGCTGTTAATGTCAAGCAAGCATGGAGCACCTATAGAAAGGCAAGTAAAAAAATGCTGCAAGAAAAAACAGTCAGCCAAATGCATATCACAAGGAGTCTCCAAAACTTCTGACATTAAGAAAGCAACCATTCCACCAGATCCAAAAATTATACCTGGGCAGGTTGAAGATGGGACACTTCTAtctgttttggaaaatggagatTTTTATATCAGACTTCACCAAAATTCAAGGGACTTCACTTTGCTTTGCCACCTTTTACAAAAAGAGGCGTTCAAATGTGACTTAGTTCCTGCAATAGAAACCAGAGAGGGACTTGAATGCTTGGCAAAGTTAACCAAAACTAACCAGTGGTACAGGGCTGTGGTACAAAACACATATCAAGGAAAATGCTCAGTCTTCTTGTTGGATCACGGTATCTCAGAAGTGGTCTCTGTTCAAGAGATTAGAGAACTCTGTGAAGGGCTTAGACAAATCCCAGTGCAAGCTATTTTGTGTAGGTGGAACGTGCCAGCTAAGGCCACTGCAGAGGCAGATGAAGACGTAAAGCACCAGCTGAAGGATATGATAGAACGAGATATCAAAATCAAGTTGGTGTCATATTCTGCAGTCTCCAAACTCTGGACAGTAGAAGTTATGATCAATGAAATGTATCTCAGGAAGCAACATAGCAAAGTCAAGGAAAGCTTGGAGATTCTTCCCAAGGAATTGTcaatgaaggaagaaaacacGAAAGAGAGACATCAAGCCCCAAGGCTCTCTCTGGCTCCCGTGAAAACAGATGTGGGCTATTTGGGCCTAGCCGTAGCAGTTGCTACTCCATGTGGCTTCTATATTATTTTGAATGACTTGCTTCTCGCCATGAGCATGGTGTCTGCTGCTGTAGATGATCTTCCAGATGATTTGGTGTCCTTGCCCGAGTCATTTTTGATTCCAGGAGCATGTTGCCTGGTGAGATCTGAAACACAGAAAAAGTGGTGCAGATCCGAGATTGTGCACATGGACAGCAAGTCTGTGGTAGTTAACCTTGTTGACTACGGTCATTGTGCGGTTGTGCCTTACGTGCATCGTCATGACATCAAATGGCTTCCTGAGAAATTAACAGCCATACCGAAAGTTACCCATCCTTGTGTACTCAGAGCAGTCAGGCCTTCTGGAGAGGATCATTGGTCAGATGAGGCTGTTGTATGTTTCCAGGAGCTCATGAGTAAGGGCAGCCTTATGATCTATTTCAGGCAGTTAGTTTCTGAGATGCAATGGGAAGTCGATATTTTGTCACAGGGTGTTAACGTTGCTAAGGCATTAGTCAATGCGGGATACGCCACTTACATCGATGGTTTGCTGTCACTCCGGGTGCTAGAGGAACCAGTCGCTACAAGGGCATCTCTAGAAAAATGTACCACTATGGGTGTTGATAAAACTCCTGAATTAAATCCAGAAGACACTTTTTTTCATAACACACTAGACTCTCATCAACAGTTACAAGACTTAGGGACTGTGAGCCAGCATGTGGACCTTACAGCAGAGACTGAGAATCAGAAGTTTGTAGAAGAATGGCAGGACCAAGTGGGAACTGATGAGGACTGTAGCCATCAGAGAACGGAGGCGTTTGCAAGCATTGGTGCTTCGCAAGAAGTCAGGAAAT GTGTTCAGATGTGA